In Styela clava chromosome 10, kaStyClav1.hap1.2, whole genome shotgun sequence, the sequence TCGTAATCCACAATTCCAATAGTTCCGACACCAGCTGATGCTAAATATTGTGCTGCTGGACAACCCAGTCCACCTGCTCCAACAATGAGCACTTTAGCAttgttcaatttgatttgaCCTTCGACTCCAATTTCAGGCAAAATAAGTTGGCGACTGTATCTTGCCACGCTGTCATTGTCAAGCTTCTGTTCATGTTGCATGATATGGTATAGGCCTATTGAATAAACTAATAGAAATCAAATAAACCTAATCTAAAAGCAAAATACACACAATTCATAAATTCTCTCAGATATATCACTTGAAACATTTGACAACAGTGAAAGgtagaatataaaattttgatttttaaatgcCAGTACTTTTATTTCCCAATCTAAAATCAGTCAATAAGAACATTCCTTAAAAAAGAAGGTACAATACATTCCATTTATAACATAACCAACCCTTGCTGATTGGATTATTTCTGAATAGGTTTGGAATTTTGCAAGCTTCATAATCTTATGTAATTCACCCTAAAGATCTTTGAGTAAAAAATTAGTTAAAAAATAGGTTACCATATTCCTTGACtgatattgaaaaattagacatgatgaaattaaaaatcaaatactAAACAATTATTGTGCAACAAAATTCAACTTTAGAAACATATACCAATTTATCCATATTATATTTCAGGTACAGGCAACCATGCAAAAAAGGTAATAAGGCATTTTACTAAAAAATAggtattataattttatataggTGCtttaattaagtaatatttattcaattaaaaaacatttacTTTATGTATTTATCATTGCGTGTCTTGTTTTAGAGCACATTGAAGTCATCTAACAATACAATATTGAAGTGAATTACAATACAGAATACTACAATATCTAAACTATTTGAATAAACTGGTAAACAAGAAATTCTACACAACAAAATACAGAAAGATAAGTACATTAATCACAACTAGGCATAAGATAGTTCAGTCTTTGATTTCATGTGCCAAACAATGAACCTGGTAatcaacatgaaaatattattgagaCAAAAAATTCATACATTTTTTATATAGCTATAAACTAGATATAATATGCCTCCATTATGCTACTGCTGAGACAGAGtatttgaattcaaaaacaTCTGAGTACAGTAAAAAAGATCGCTTAAAATAGTCTAGGTATGTAATAGGCAATACACATTCAAACAATACTAACTCGATAAGTTCTATAATTAGAAGTTTCCAAAAAATGTAATTGAGATAATTTAGCAATTATTCGTTTAGGTGTGCAAATGGGTTACCCAAATAATTCTTAATATTGATATACAATCTTGGCTTACagtaatataacaaaatataaagtGAATGCTTGTAGGTCCAATAGGCAAATATTAATCCATAACATAGCCTACTATTAATATAAAGAGGTAAATTAATCATCGTCATCATCTTCTGGTACAAATATATCATAATCCTCAAGAAAACTAGCTCCATGCATCGAAATCATGCCTCCAATATATAAAAATGGAGTCGAAACTATGAATAGTTTTGAAAGTCCCAAGAATTCACGCTTTGGCCTTGGCAATATCGCTCCATTGGATGTATAAACAGCAGTTCTAGCAGGCGTTCGTCGCAGCATCCTTGATCTCTGTATAAAAAGTTTCCTAATCCCTGATGATCGCAACATGACTGATATTTAGTTGTAATGCTCCCTATTCTGCTATTGTTTGCGCTATAGAACTAATaggaaaaaatttcaatatatttaaatatgtatCAGATGAAACTTAGGataggaaatacaaatttatCCCGGATGAGTGGAAAATCGACAGGAccacttaaccatatggcgaaccacagcctctcgtccgattaccattccatgtcaggtaCCTACCTACGGCATGGTATCTGGTAGGcctatttgttttcggaaacatggaCCGGATggtgggggaagccgtaaccgcTACCGGttccctacggcggcgaggagtagACTACAgtaattctctcgcacatagcCACTCCCGCATGCAGGCACATAAACCTGGCgatgacgagcgtattcctaacgcttagcaggATAAGCCACATCGCCGCGCCCAACTTGTAGCAGTGACGCCTGAcggtggtaccggtaccgtatggcCAAGTTAGTAGAATTTACAATTCAGCATCAGCTTCAGGTATTACAGACAGTAGAAGACACTGACAAAAATCAACTGGCAGAACCAAAATTGCTTTATAGGAACGCACCATTCCTACTTATTGAGTCAGAGAGTTTTGCAGTTTTAAAAATCCTAGAACTAAAGCTACGGTACTGGTACAGTGGTAAGGCCAGATCTGCAGATGATACCGTAATCTTATTTTCTGCTATAGCGCTAGGCCTACCATTCATTGTCCAAGCAGTTATAAAATTGCTCAGTTTTTCAGTTTCGGTGTATCGGAACAAGAAAAAGTCGAACAACCGCTTTGTGAAGATAAATCATAATTAACTGAATATAGTTCGCTCACGCTTTTTTCATCTTCGTTTATTTATGTTCTCTCGTTACGCTTGAGCGGGGCTGTAGAGTACCGGTATCCTTTAGGCGCGATTTTGTGCTGTGTGCAGCCCAGTCCTCATACGTAGCCGATAGCGAATGGTAATCAGAAATGAGATACCGTATCAGCACGATTAACATGCAATGACTGCAAGTTAACAGGTGTAGGCACACACCGTACGACATAAAGGAATGGGTCAAACCAGACGCAGGGATGACTAACGGATGCTATGACAATCTGCTTCATCCTAATCTAATGCCTCCGGATATCTTCCTAGCTATTTACATTAAATAATCATTccaaatacgcaaataaattctAAAAGAAATCCGCTTCCCTAAGCTTCAAGATATAATAATATGGATAATATAGCAAAATGATTACGTACAGTCCCGCTCAAGTGTAGCAAAGCGGCCGCGAGCGAACTATATTCAGTTAATTATGAAGATATGATGTTGATGCCCGAGAGTTATACAACCGTAAATGACACAACTCaagaggcgcagttcttaccacttcatggcagctcctgccacgaaccaaccgcggcagctcttgccatggttttatagcgctattcagtattcagtaattagttttaacggtatattcacaaattaatgtaccagattttaattgatcatgcggaaaTATATCTACTTAagccctaaccccaaatccatcaaaactgtatccataaaaaaaatgttccaacttacgcaatatttgtcattatttaagggacagccctgtctttacggcccacctgccgtggttacggccgCAAAATTTTATCTGCCATGAGTTTTCactttgctgccgcggtaacggcagctcgtcattggtttgtggcagctaaaaattCAGTCGCCaatcgccataggtttggccaaagcgtatatatttaaaatacaagCGAGACAACGCTCAGACAATAGACGCCATCTTGGGCCTAttgtagggctgggcatttcgaatcgaatagtgcttcattcgaatcggttcagagctaaatttcgaatcgccgccatcttgctTTCTTATtttcgccaatggtcgaggtgaatttccgaatttttatttcattgaagtcatattttttcaacgcagtTCTAATATATGACTATTCTCTgcagtgagttattgataaaacgtgtttgttattgtgtgtgaacgctcagtaatctatctgagagATGTATtctcagtaattcatttgttaagaggatcaattacaataaaaaagtcgcttacaattatatatttccaagtattcgagattcgattcgaaaaaattattcgattcgattctgaaatcacaagatattcgaaaatgcccagccctagccTATTGTTCTCGGCCATCTGAAACGGCGTCATTTGTGAAGTTTgcacacaattattgaaacgtacctattattttcactaatattttaggtagaaaaattttgaaggtcgcgTTTTGAAGGAGAATCTTAGCCTAACAcgttgatattctttcatgtttgCCAAATTgcatttatagtacattaaattgtccttgaagacaagtataccggttccgagttgcttctGAAGTAAGTTGACCATTctaatcgtcataattaaccatttgacaatggcatttcctatgacgtcacagatgaaaatttgtattcattcgtcgaaattaccggccgacTCAACTTcgcttcaatggccgtttcCATTCACTGGTTAACATTTTTCGTCCATCAAGTTCATTAATGCCCTATTGCTCAGTTCCAAGCTGTActagaagaacaaatgacattgttgcggagacattttacAGCGCCCAATTGGCGTAACACTATAAAATCTTcgaaaaaatgatcaaaaatggTTCTACACGTTGtgtttgtggtcaaatttaacgcattagatagtttttaTGCTTAATATCGTTATATATTTAGGTAGCATATAGCCCAAAGTTCAAAACCCACCCTTCGGCttcattctagcccttataacagctgacttattcgattcggtacaacaacacgacgaaaatttcccataaggCTCCATTGTTTCTCGTTTCCCAAATATGgtacaagatggcgtccatgaacttgttAACATCGgttaacattaggcaagttggttgccggcccttggggtttggccgtagcggccatggtatggaaataccgccatggttttgcggcagctgcagacgcaaACTCTACGCTACGCCTACGGTACCGATCAATCGCTTTGCGAAGATGCGATGTCGGGGCTTGAAAGGCAGACGACTCGCTCCTCCGCTTCGCTTCCGACGATTGTGAGACATCGGTTCTCGATAACTCGCCTAAGGTACGGTACTTGCTTAGGCTGATATTAGTTGAAAACGAACTTTAACGACACCACGAAATGCTGTTCTGTACCATTTCGTGGGCCCCCGCATACCTGCCGTTCATGCACCCCACGAAATTTTCTCATAGTACAATAGTATCTtcacaatacagcaatatgCGTCTCAATACCGCCGGTATATCGTACTGTCCAATTTTACTGCACTGGAAATAGCctatatcattttgttttattctttaaCATACCGTAATTCTTACTGTTATTTGTTGTCGGTCTTGCAGTGTGCTTGGTTTGTTATAGAATGAATAAACATGCTCGGTGGATCGCTCGAACAGTGTTAGTTAAGCCGAAAAATCCTGATCCAGAAGAGGCATATCGTCGTTTGCAAAAGCATTTATCGAAAGAAGGTCATATTTCTGACTGGACCAGGTTAGTAGTAACCACTGTACCGTACTACTTGACAAGGAGATTACGAATAGACTTCTGTTAAAGGTGTACTTCTGAACTTGCTTGATAGTAAAAGCTACGATACTGTATCACAGATCTGCAGATATAAACATAGACTATACCGTCAATACACATTTGAAGTCTGAGAATATGGTGAAACCATGAACTCTCAACACAGCAATAGAGTATAAGCCTTTGACGCTTAAAATTGCTTTTagtgtaaaaaataaatgtttctgATATGCGCAAGAACGATAACGTATTGGTTTTCTTATtctgttgaatatatttatgtatacgTTGTGCTTTTCAAGTGTCTCAAATAATATTATGTCTTCATTTCAGAAATCGCTATTTCGAAAAACCTTTTATGAAACGTCGCAGATTGGCTTATGaaaattgcaaacaaatttacaatgatgaaATGCGTCGAAAAGtcctatttgttttaaaaggcAAACACAGAAATCCCTGGAGAGAAGAATAATCTACAGATTTGATTGAATTCCAAACATTATATAAACATTGAACAATGGCATTGCATTTACGTTGCTGCTGTTCGCGAAGTATAGTAGCAGTTAGACATTTGAGCTGTTATGCCTCAAAAATTAACTCAAACAAATATATTGCAAGGAGCTTATCTTCTGCCTTGACACAGCGATCTAACAACCAAGAACACCCATTCTTTACACACGGAAAAAATATTACCACAGGttcgaaaattaatatttttagtcAAACATTAAGACCAAGTTGGATATGGTGTTCTAAATGGAAATTTATATAGAAGAATCATATGTCTATGGTATTACGCTATGGGCGAAATAACATACTTTGTTATGTATATCATGAGATGTACCGGAGCTTTATTGAAGTATAGATGTTTTTATTAAGACTGCATTGTGCATTTACTTCGTACAATACACATTATATCATGTCTTTCATTGATGATGATGTGGTAAACTAAGCTATTTATGCCAAAACGAATTGCGCTAATTctcggtgtttcactgttttaaacGACAACAAGTTCTTAGCATTTCTCTACTTTTTCAGCAAGAAACTTTTTTACTGGTTCAAGACTGAAGTTCATTCAAACATTTGACACCCCAAATCCGAACAGTCTCAAATTTGTTCCGGGAGAACAAATAACTGGAGGTTTCACTGTTGATTTTCCTGATTGGACTCATTCACATAAATCACCTCTCGCAAAAAGATTATTCAGCATTGAAGGGgtaattgtttaatttttcctttttttctcaCCACAAAGAGTCATTCCAACTCCATAGAATTTAGAACTTCAACTCCAGCTCCAGTGAGTTCGAAAATACAACTCAAACTCAAGGGAAAACGTTCAAAATTTGACTCCCAACTCAGCAGCCCAGCTTGTCGTGTATAACACAGTGATTTTCGACCGGTTTTCCTCAAAACACTGGTGTTCCGTGAAAGACCTTCAGGTGTTCCGTGTCAAATTGTTGTTTCACTCTTTTCTGATTGGCATatcttttattatatatatatatatatatttatattatacaaattaagaataaaaaattactcatttGGTTTTAGGATGAGTTTGTTGCGTGATGATGGAAATCCACTGTGCGAATATCCTTCTGAGTTCTCATCACATCTCATACGGCACGTTATGTCAATTTCTTTGGTTATGGTGGATAgatatttgaaaagaaaagcagacaaataaaaacaattatttggtGTCCCGATAAATTTTGTGTAAAAAGTTTTTGCGGTTCAAACTCATGCGTTCCATGTTATGCGTCATGGCCTGTATTTCAGTGAAGGTGTTGCGAGCTTGGGAACCTATGGCCTGGTAGTTGGCTTACTCTTAAATGGGCAGGCCATGAAAAATACCAGTCTTCCCAACTTAGTGCTTCCTCAGCTGAGTGATGGCTTTCATAGAGAGCGATAGTGATATTACTTATAAGAAAAGTTACCTCATGCTTTTGTGAATTCGCGTGATTGGCATCCagattaaaaaatgaattttttaggTCAAAAGTGTATTCTTTGGTCCTGATTTCATTACTGTTTCAAGAGCTGATGAGGATGTTGAATGGAAAATACTGAAACCTGAGATTTATGCAACCATCATGGACTTTTTTCAATCTGGCTTACCTATTCTATCTGGTTTgtagaaattttcaaattcatgtaTGCATTATACTTTTTCACATTAGTCTGCTGCCAACATCTATATTACATGGAGTTAGAatcattgaaacaaaattatatgaTATGTATATCggttaaatatattcaaatacctATTACTTTTGCCACtattaaacttgctacacttcaaaaatattttgttttgccagtattaggtttgttatctatttatatttattgttcatACATAaaggaataaatgaaaagttttgaaatataaatatccaaaataaggcgggcaagatcaaatctaacaaatatttttattcagctCCACACcccttcaaaaaattgtctacgtcccaacgtttgagaaccactgcactggAATGTTTTGAATATGACTGGTAAACATAAATACCTCAATTATCTATCTGTATGTTATTGCAGATGATGGGCCCTCACCTGACACTGTTATACAAGAAGATGATGATGATATTGTAGCTATGGTGAAAGAGTTATTAGATACTCGTATTCGACCAACAGTAATGGAAGATGGTGGTGATATTATATATAAAGGATTTAATCACGACACAGGAATTGTTCAATTAAAAATGCAGGTAAATAGTCGTTCATTTTTACaagttatttttgtaaaattcaatTGGGCATAATGTAATGCAACCCGTTGCAACTATAGGTAATCCAAAATGTTTAATGTTTTTACATTGGTCATATACTGTGTGAAATGTTTATATATACTGAGTTTTCATTTATCTTGAATGATCTGTTTTTTATGGTGTTTGAAATTCTTCATTAATAGAATATTGGGCACCCAAGAAGTgggtggaggtaactaattttagtCGCCTACtgtacatcaagttgtgttcagggactgaaacctatatatattcacttggctaacacagacagtccccgaacttgtaatagaactaaaatagggaaaatcggaataaaatggcctatggcctaacctggtacacacactacgggagtgccgCATATTGAAAGCCTTAGTCTTGTGTTAATTGGGATCTTAATATTACTGAGGGAAACCAGGTTTTCAGGtcaattttttctttctttctaGGGTTCTTGCAGTAATTGTCCGAGTTCAACTGTAACTCTAAAGAATGGGATTGAGAACatgatgaaattttatattcctGAGGTCAAAGGTGTCGAAGAAGTTCGAGATGAACTTGATGATGTATCAGATCAACAGtttgaaaaacttgaaaatatgaTAAGAAGAAAAGAAGTGAAACAACAAGATGAATGAACGTTTTACGTCAAACATTGCTTCATAGCAATCTGTTATATTGCAAACCATCATTGTTTAGTTATTTGACTTCCTGTGTTCTCAGATCATACCAATACAAACTTAAGAGTTGATGTAAATTGTTGGATAGCTTGAAGGCAGTGCTGGGACTAGGGAGAGAATAATTAGCTCCAACATGCTTTAATTAAAGTTGAATGAAGTGTTCCTCAATCTTTTTTTATCATGGCCCACTTGGCAAAGCCAAATTTTTCACGACCCTCGGCAACTAAAATTGGTAAAGATTAATAATAGATGCTATCATTTAAAACTGCAACCAATTATAAATACTTTAGGTACTCGTGTAGTATGTGCAATAAGATGGCGAACACCAGAATGtattatgtgtatcaggttagggttaggccataatttcaggtacgaaTAGTACAGGAGTCACTTtgccagtccccgaactcgtaatagaactgaaattgggataaaattatggcctactggtacacatactatgttcaggtgtccgccatattgttgcacatactacgaaaGCGCCATACTGTACGAACTCACCCACATTTCATCTGCCATTCGCTAAGCATTCAATGCTCGCAGTGATAAACTAGAACAATTACTGCTCCACTGCACTTTCTATCAAACCCAGTTACTACTATACGCATCTGGTTTACTTTCTACCAGTTCGTCAGCATGTTCTGAATCCTAAACAACTAGGACTTAGAAGCAAAGTTGTGACCAATAGTACCGTTACGCCTGATGGCTCGTCGAGAAGAAGATCCATGATTAAGGTTTGGATTCACCCAGCGAACACAAATATGCATATCAACTTCAATATGGGGCATCTTATTCAAGTTGTACTAGTTTTTGAGCATCAGTAAATGTAAGTCCTCAAAATGCTAATCTGGTCATTAATTTAATGTGATCTAAATTAGGGAATAATTGCTGATTTTAATAATCTCAACTAGCAGGGAAGCTAGTGGCACTTGTAATGTGCGAAAAATTCCCTTACTTCATAGAATGTCATGCCAGAGCCGTTGCAGCATATCTAATATTGCACACATATCTAAAATGCGCCAAATCTATCCTAATGCTGAAAGGCAGGCTGACGAAATCAAATGACTGAATAGATTCTCAATCACATCACCCTATGCTACTGCTCATCTGTAAATAATGTCATGGAAGGCTTTAAAGAAATAAACTTTATTAAAGCAAAAAATCATAcagaatttgtaaaatataaaaataatcacaTTTGTGAATCTAATTTTTTGTTTCGCCTGGTTTTATTCTTCAAGATGGGTGAAGGTGGTGTTGATTTATCTATCTCATATGTATCTTCTGTTCTGTCGCTTACTAAATGCTCCTTGTCGGTTTTATTTGTTGAATGTTCAATGGtgcatgactttttgtaactcTTGTCAGACTGTGGAAATTCATCGCCAGAATGACAACGTTTTTTGGTCGGTGGTGCCTTCACAGGAACTTCACAAGATAACATGGTTTCAACAGTTT encodes:
- the LOC120337246 gene encoding small ribosomal subunit protein bS21m-like, translated to MNKHARWIARTVLVKPKNPDPEEAYRRLQKHLSKEGHISDWTRNRYFEKPFMKRRRLAYENCKQIYNDEMRRKVLFVLKGKHRNPWREE
- the LOC120337245 gene encoding NFU1 iron-sulfur cluster scaffold homolog, mitochondrial-like, giving the protein MALHLRCCCSRSIVAVRHLSCYASKINSNKYIARSLSSALTQRSNNQEHPFFTHGKNITTARNFFTGSRLKFIQTFDTPNPNSLKFVPGEQITGGFTVDFPDWTHSHKSPLAKRLFSIEGVKSVFFGPDFITVSRADEDVEWKILKPEIYATIMDFFQSGLPILSDDGPSPDTVIQEDDDDIVAMVKELLDTRIRPTVMEDGGDIIYKGFNHDTGIVQLKMQGSCSNCPSSTVTLKNGIENMMKFYIPEVKGVEEVRDELDDVSDQQFEKLENMIRRKEVKQQDE